In the Helianthus annuus cultivar XRQ/B chromosome 11, HanXRQr2.0-SUNRISE, whole genome shotgun sequence genome, one interval contains:
- the LOC110944717 gene encoding uncharacterized protein LOC110944717 produces the protein MRSITLTESMHDKVVWRSRLGIEVDFSTATVWDDVRHAQNDVSWGKLVWFPQAIPRHSFFMWLLVNRRLKTHDVMAKWSVTGNTNFNLLCCSLCMTGPDSHEHLFFECNFASKVWSGVKDRARMADIPEQWNAIYDHLVGIAASKMAQHVISKLVVAATAYFVWQERNARLFSNKKRSPEKLAEVILTTVRLKLHTCRFKNSVQVHSILHDWKLPRGLLIEDDDCG, from the coding sequence ATGAGGTCGATTACTTTAACTGAATCCATGCATGATAAAGTAGTTTGGCGATCTAGATTGGGTATAGAGGTAGATTTCAGTACAGCAACAGTATGGGATGATGTAAGACATGCTCAGAATGATGTCTCATGGGGTAAGCTGGTGTGGTTTCCTCAAGCGATTCCCCGACACTCGTTCTTTATGTGGCTACTTGTGAATCGAAGATTGAAGACTCATGATGttatggctaagtggtcggtgaCGGGCAACACTAATTTCAATCTTCTTTGCTGTTCATTATGTATGACAGGTCCAGATTCTCATGAACACTTGTTCTTTGAGTGTAATTTTGCATCCAAAGTTTGGAGTGGTGTAAAAGATAGAGCGAGAATGGCTGATATTCCGGAACAATGGAACGCTATTTATGATCATTTGGTGGGGATTGCCGCATCCAAAATGGCTCAGCATGTGATTTCGAAGCTTGTGGTGGCCGCGACAGCTTATTTTGTTTGGCAGGAGAGAAATGCTCGGTTGTTTTCGAATAAGAAACGGTCTCCGGAAAAGTTAGCTGAGGTGATTCTGACTACGGTGCGATTGAAACTTCACACGTGTAGATTTAAAAACTCGGTCCAAGTTCACTCGATTCTTCATGATTGGAAGCTTCCTAGGGGTTTGCTGATTGAAGACGATGATTGTGGCTAG